The following coding sequences are from one Streptomyces sp. V3I7 window:
- a CDS encoding creatininase family protein, with protein sequence MSGSHAGEPQYVPVRHLLPTDTTEDVRARGAELPAQVAVLPVGSFEQHGPFLPLATDTLVACAVAREIAAAYPVHLLPPVTVSCSHEHAAWPGTVSISSVTLHAVVADIAASLRRSGVETLVVVNGHGGNYVLGNVVQEASARGERMALFPAPEDWETARERAGVSTSLLTDMHAGEIETSILLHTHPEMVRPGYESADFTADDRRHLLSTGMSAYTASGVIGRPSLGSADKGEQLLASLVDSFAAYFTLLASAEHPAGGSVDASSVGVR encoded by the coding sequence ATGAGTGGTTCGCACGCGGGTGAGCCTCAATACGTTCCGGTACGCCATCTGTTGCCGACGGACACCACGGAGGACGTCAGGGCGCGCGGGGCGGAGCTGCCCGCGCAGGTCGCCGTTCTTCCCGTCGGGAGCTTCGAACAGCACGGCCCCTTCCTTCCGCTGGCGACCGACACCCTGGTCGCCTGCGCCGTCGCCCGCGAGATCGCGGCCGCGTATCCCGTGCACCTCCTCCCTCCGGTGACCGTCTCGTGCTCGCACGAGCACGCGGCCTGGCCGGGAACGGTCAGTATCTCCTCCGTGACCCTGCACGCGGTGGTGGCGGACATCGCGGCGTCGCTGCGCCGGTCCGGCGTCGAGACGCTGGTGGTGGTCAACGGCCACGGCGGCAACTACGTCCTGGGCAACGTGGTCCAGGAGGCGTCCGCGCGCGGGGAGCGGATGGCGCTGTTCCCGGCCCCGGAGGACTGGGAGACGGCGCGGGAGCGGGCGGGAGTGTCGACCTCGCTCCTCACCGACATGCACGCCGGGGAAATCGAGACCTCCATTCTGCTGCACACGCATCCAGAAATGGTCCGCCCTGGTTATGAGTCCGCCGATTTCACCGCGGACGACCGCCGTCATCTGCTCTCCACGGGAATGTCCGCCTATACCGCATCGGGAGTCATCGGCCGTCCTTCCCTCGGTTCCGCGGATAAGGGCGAACAACTGCTGGCGAGCCTGGTCGATTCCTTCGCAGCGTATTTCACGTTGTTGGCGTCCGCGGAGCATCCGGCCGGGGGATCCGTCGACGCATCGTCCGTCGGCGTGAGGTAG
- the ribA gene encoding GTP cyclohydrolase II, with protein sequence MTENLGVVGEHSPRRSGVERVVNAPLPTVHGKFQAIGFMDHDRGEEQVALVHGDIATDRVLTRLHSECLTGDAFGSRHCECGDQLDAALRSVVAEGSGVVLYLRGHEGRGIGLLAKLRAMALQADGLDTVEANLALGLPVDARDYGVAAAMLHDLGVRSVRLMSNNPRKREALVRHGIQVAEQVPLLIEPCESNITYLRTKRERLDHDLPHLDAVAHLS encoded by the coding sequence ATGACAGAAAACCTTGGCGTAGTCGGCGAGCATTCCCCACGGCGGTCGGGCGTGGAACGCGTCGTGAATGCTCCGTTGCCCACCGTTCACGGGAAGTTCCAGGCGATCGGCTTCATGGACCACGACCGGGGCGAGGAGCAAGTGGCCTTGGTCCACGGGGACATCGCCACCGACCGCGTACTCACCCGGCTGCACTCGGAATGCCTGACCGGAGACGCGTTCGGCTCGCGGCACTGCGAGTGCGGCGACCAGCTCGACGCGGCGCTGCGTTCGGTCGTCGCCGAAGGCAGCGGCGTCGTCCTGTACTTGAGAGGGCACGAGGGCCGCGGCATCGGGCTGCTGGCGAAGCTGCGCGCGATGGCTCTCCAGGCGGACGGGCTGGACACGGTGGAGGCGAACCTCGCCCTCGGTCTGCCGGTCGACGCCCGTGACTACGGCGTCGCCGCCGCGATGCTGCACGACCTCGGCGTCCGTTCCGTCCGGCTGATGTCCAACAACCCGCGCAAACGCGAGGCGTTGGTACGGCACGGCATCCAGGTCGCCGAGCAGGTCCCGCTGCTGATCGAGCCGTGCGAGAGCAACATCACCTATCTGCGGACCAAGCGGGAGCGGCTCGACCACGACCTGCCCCATCTGGACGCGGTCGCGCACTTGTCCTGA
- a CDS encoding serine hydrolase has translation MAQLRQDVDPAEAGLDAKALDRLDQGLARYVDEGRLPGFLVALARGGRVAHLTTYGHRDVAAGLPVEADTLWRIYSMTKPVTAVAALLLVEEGRLSLDDPVGRHLPAFAHPRVYESGSGADVRTRPAERPMLVRHLLTHTAGLTFAFYHAHPVDALYRAARLHSSVPPGADLAEAIEVYASLPLQFEPGTQWNYSVASNVLGRVIEVVSGRPLDEFLAERIFRPLGMPDAGLHIVSEQAERLSELYGETAEGGIEPIAGLPLHGRPRFLSGSGGMVASAYDYHRFMEMLRRGGELDGVRLLRRETVALMTRNHLPGGADIHAFGAPAHREPAKKGLGFGLGVSVVTDPSRTPAPAGPGTYGWSGVATTTFWVDPGRDLTVQFMTQVRPKRLKVFPELKRLVHEAVVD, from the coding sequence ATGGCACAGCTGCGGCAGGACGTCGACCCGGCCGAGGCCGGGCTGGACGCGAAGGCGCTGGACCGCCTCGACCAGGGCCTCGCCCGGTACGTCGACGAGGGGCGGCTGCCCGGCTTCCTGGTGGCGCTGGCCCGCGGCGGACGGGTCGCCCACCTCACCACGTACGGCCACCGCGATGTCGCGGCCGGTCTGCCGGTGGAGGCGGACACGCTGTGGCGGATCTACTCCATGACCAAGCCGGTCACCGCCGTCGCCGCGCTGCTCCTGGTGGAGGAGGGCCGGCTCTCCCTGGACGACCCGGTCGGCCGGCACCTCCCGGCGTTCGCGCACCCCCGCGTCTACGAGAGCGGCTCCGGGGCGGACGTACGGACCCGCCCGGCCGAGCGGCCGATGCTCGTCCGGCATCTGCTCACCCACACCGCCGGACTCACCTTCGCCTTCTACCACGCCCACCCCGTCGACGCCCTCTACCGCGCCGCCCGGCTGCACTCGTCGGTGCCGCCCGGCGCGGACCTCGCCGAGGCGATCGAGGTGTACGCGAGCCTGCCGCTCCAGTTCGAGCCCGGCACGCAGTGGAACTACTCCGTCGCCTCCAACGTGCTGGGCCGGGTCATCGAGGTGGTCTCGGGGCGGCCGCTGGACGAGTTCCTCGCCGAGCGCATCTTCCGCCCGCTGGGCATGCCGGACGCCGGACTGCACATCGTGTCCGAACAGGCGGAACGCCTCTCCGAGTTGTACGGCGAGACGGCCGAGGGCGGGATCGAGCCGATCGCCGGTCTCCCGCTGCACGGCCGCCCGCGTTTCCTGTCCGGCAGCGGCGGCATGGTCGCGTCGGCGTACGACTACCACCGCTTCATGGAAATGCTGCGCCGGGGCGGCGAGTTGGACGGGGTCCGGCTGCTCCGCCGGGAGACGGTCGCCCTGATGACCCGCAACCATCTGCCCGGCGGCGCCGACATCCACGCCTTCGGCGCCCCCGCCCACCGCGAGCCCGCCAAGAAGGGCCTGGGCTTCGGCCTCGGCGTCTCGGTGGTGACCGACCCGAGCCGCACGCCGGCCCCGGCAGGACCCGGCACGTATGGCTGGAGCGGCGTCGCCACCACCACCTTCTGGGTCGACCCGGGCCGCGATCTGACCGTCCAGTTCATGACCCAGGTACGGCCGAAGCGGCTGAAGGTGTTCCCGGAGCTGAAGCGGCTGGTGCACGAGGCGGTGGTGGACTGA
- a CDS encoding PPOX class F420-dependent oxidoreductase: MTQDTQDALLKLLSDARGGVLVTLKSDGRPQLSNVIHAYDPDERVIRVSITDDRAKTRNLRRDPRASYHVTTPDRWAYTVAEGTAELTPVARDPHDETVEELVRLYRDLQGEHPDWDEYRAAMVRDGRLMLRLPVDRAYGIPQG; this comes from the coding sequence ATGACTCAGGACACACAGGACGCCCTGCTGAAGCTGCTCTCCGACGCCCGTGGCGGGGTGCTGGTCACCCTGAAGAGCGACGGCCGCCCCCAGTTGTCGAACGTCATCCACGCCTACGACCCCGACGAGCGGGTCATCCGCGTCTCGATCACGGACGACCGCGCCAAGACCCGCAACCTGCGCCGCGACCCCCGCGCCTCGTACCACGTCACCACCCCCGACCGCTGGGCCTACACGGTCGCCGAGGGCACCGCCGAGCTCACCCCCGTCGCCCGCGACCCGCACGACGAGACGGTCGAGGAACTCGTCCGCCTCTACCGCGACCTCCAGGGCGAACACCCCGACTGGGACGAGTACCGGGCCGCGATGGTCCGCGACGGACGCCTGATGCTGCGGCTGCCCGTGGACCGGGCGTACGGGATCCCGCAGGGGTAG
- a CDS encoding histidine phosphatase family protein codes for MGDLILVRHGATEWSVSGQHTSWTDLPLTPDGEDQARSLAPLLSGRTFARVLTSPLSRAVRTAELAGLTGARTEPDLREWDYGAYEGITTREIHRTRPDWYLWTDGVPPGPDAHPGESPAEVGARADRVLSLVDAALADDTGDVLLVAHGHFLRVVAARRLGLPPADGRLFRLETGTISRLSTEHGRPVVAEWNTRP; via the coding sequence GTGGGGGACCTCATCCTGGTCCGCCACGGTGCGACGGAGTGGAGCGTGTCGGGACAGCACACCAGCTGGACCGACCTGCCCCTCACCCCTGACGGCGAGGACCAGGCCAGGTCCCTCGCTCCACTCCTGAGCGGCCGCACGTTCGCCCGCGTCCTCACCAGCCCGCTGTCCCGCGCCGTCCGCACGGCCGAACTCGCGGGCCTGACCGGGGCGCGGACCGAGCCCGACCTCCGCGAGTGGGACTACGGCGCCTACGAGGGCATCACCACCCGTGAGATCCACCGCACCCGCCCCGACTGGTACCTGTGGACGGACGGTGTGCCGCCCGGCCCGGACGCCCACCCGGGCGAGTCCCCGGCGGAGGTGGGCGCCCGCGCCGACCGCGTGCTGTCCCTCGTGGACGCGGCCCTCGCGGACGACACGGGCGATGTACTCCTGGTCGCCCACGGCCACTTCCTGCGCGTCGTGGCGGCCCGCCGCCTGGGCCTGCCCCCGGCGGACGGCCGCCTCTTCCGACTGGAGACGGGCACGATCAGCCGCCTGTCCACGGAGCACGGCCGCCCGGTGGTCGCGGAGTGGAACACCCGGCCGTGA
- the gnd gene encoding phosphogluconate dehydrogenase (NAD(+)-dependent, decarboxylating), with protein sequence MQLGLIGLGKMGGNMRERIRRAGHTVVGYDRNPEVSDVESLAELVEKLEAPRTVWVMVPAGEATQSVVDELGDLLSPGDVVVDGGNSRWTDDEKHAEELAAKGIGFVDAGVSGGVWGLENGYALMVGGEKEHVDRLQPIFDALKPEGPYGYVHAGKVGSGHFSKMVHNGIEYAMMQAYAEGWELLEKAKSVENVREVFRSWQDGTVIRSWLLDLAVNALDADEHLDRLKGYAEDSGEGRWTVEAAIDEAVPLPAITASLFARFASRQEDSPQMKMIAALRNQFGGHAVEAKD encoded by the coding sequence ATGCAGCTCGGACTCATCGGCCTCGGCAAGATGGGCGGCAACATGCGCGAGCGCATCCGCCGCGCGGGCCACACCGTCGTCGGCTACGACCGCAACCCCGAGGTCTCCGACGTCGAGAGCCTGGCCGAACTGGTCGAGAAGCTCGAAGCCCCGCGTACCGTCTGGGTGATGGTCCCGGCCGGCGAGGCCACCCAGTCCGTCGTCGACGAGCTGGGCGACCTGCTCTCCCCCGGTGACGTGGTGGTCGACGGCGGCAACTCCCGCTGGACCGACGACGAGAAGCACGCCGAGGAGCTCGCCGCCAAGGGCATCGGCTTCGTCGACGCGGGCGTCTCCGGCGGCGTCTGGGGCCTGGAGAACGGCTACGCCCTGATGGTCGGCGGCGAGAAGGAGCACGTCGACCGGCTCCAGCCGATCTTCGACGCCCTGAAGCCCGAGGGCCCGTACGGCTACGTCCACGCGGGCAAGGTCGGCTCCGGCCACTTCTCGAAGATGGTCCACAACGGCATCGAGTACGCCATGATGCAGGCCTACGCCGAGGGCTGGGAGCTCCTGGAGAAGGCCAAGTCGGTGGAGAACGTGCGTGAGGTCTTCCGCTCCTGGCAGGACGGCACGGTCATCCGCTCCTGGCTGCTCGACCTCGCGGTCAACGCCCTGGACGCCGACGAGCACCTGGACCGGCTGAAGGGCTACGCCGAGGACTCGGGCGAGGGCCGCTGGACGGTCGAGGCCGCGATCGACGAGGCCGTGCCGCTGCCGGCGATCACCGCCTCGCTCTTCGCGCGCTTCGCCTCCCGCCAGGAGGACTCCCCGCAGATGAAGATGATCGCGGCCCTGCGCAACCAGTTCGGCGGCCACGCCGTCGAGGCGAAGGACTGA
- the pgi gene encoding glucose-6-phosphate isomerase: protein MPDSTSSASSTSDPREAPRLNRRPQWTALADHRAEWHAGLRELFAEDPARAERYTVRVGDLLIDYSKNLITDTTLALLQELATATDVFGLRDAMFRGEKINVTEKRAVLHTALRAPRDAVIEVDGENVVPGVHAVLDKTSAFADRVRSGEWTGHTGKRIRNVVNIGIGGSDLGPAMAYEALRPFAARDLTFRFVSNVDGSDLHEAVRDLDPAETLFIVASKTFTTIETITNATSARSWLLDGLGGEEKAVAKHFVALSTNAEKVTDFGIDPDNMFEFWDWVGGRYSYDSAIGLSLMIAIGPDRFREMLDGFHLVDEHFRTAPAEANAPLLLGLLGIWYGDFFDAQAHAVLPYSHYLSKFTAYLQQLDMESNGKSVDRQGRPVEWQTGPVVWGTPGTNGQHAYYQLIHQGTKLLPADFIGFARPVDELSDELKAQHDLLMANFFAQTQALAFGKTAQEVRAEGVAEEQVPHRTFKGNHPTTTVLATELTPSVLGQLVALYEHKVFVQGAVWDIDSFDQWGVELGKVLAKRIEPALTEGAEVPGLDPSTTALVAAYRTLKNA, encoded by the coding sequence ATGCCTGACTCCACGTCCTCCGCGTCCTCGACGTCGGATCCGCGGGAGGCCCCCCGGCTGAACCGGCGGCCCCAGTGGACGGCCCTCGCCGACCACCGCGCCGAGTGGCACGCCGGCCTGCGCGAGCTGTTCGCCGAGGACCCCGCGCGTGCCGAGCGGTACACCGTGCGGGTCGGGGACCTGCTCATCGACTACAGCAAGAACCTGATCACCGACACGACCCTCGCGCTGCTCCAGGAACTGGCCACCGCCACCGACGTGTTCGGGCTGCGGGACGCCATGTTCCGCGGTGAGAAGATCAACGTCACCGAGAAGCGCGCGGTGCTGCACACCGCCCTGCGCGCCCCGCGGGACGCGGTGATCGAGGTCGACGGCGAGAACGTCGTCCCCGGCGTGCACGCCGTGCTGGACAAGACGAGCGCGTTCGCCGACCGCGTCCGCTCCGGCGAGTGGACCGGCCACACCGGCAAGCGCATCAGGAACGTCGTCAACATCGGCATCGGCGGCTCGGACCTGGGCCCCGCGATGGCGTACGAGGCGCTGCGCCCGTTCGCGGCGCGGGACCTGACGTTCCGTTTCGTGTCGAACGTGGACGGCTCCGACCTGCACGAGGCGGTGCGGGACCTGGACCCGGCGGAGACGCTGTTCATCGTCGCGTCCAAGACGTTCACCACCATCGAGACGATCACGAACGCGACGTCGGCGCGTTCGTGGCTGCTCGACGGGCTGGGCGGCGAGGAGAAGGCGGTGGCCAAGCACTTCGTCGCGCTGTCGACCAACGCCGAGAAGGTCACCGACTTCGGTATCGACCCGGACAACATGTTCGAGTTCTGGGACTGGGTCGGCGGCCGCTACTCCTACGACTCGGCGATCGGCCTGTCGCTGATGATCGCCATCGGCCCGGACCGGTTCCGCGAGATGCTCGACGGCTTCCACCTGGTCGACGAGCACTTCCGCACCGCGCCCGCCGAGGCCAACGCCCCGCTGCTGCTCGGCCTGCTGGGCATCTGGTACGGCGACTTCTTCGACGCCCAGGCGCACGCGGTGCTGCCGTACAGCCACTATCTGTCCAAGTTCACCGCCTACTTGCAGCAGCTGGACATGGAGTCCAACGGCAAGTCGGTGGACCGACAGGGCCGTCCGGTGGAGTGGCAGACCGGTCCGGTCGTCTGGGGCACCCCGGGCACGAACGGTCAGCACGCCTACTACCAGCTCATCCACCAGGGCACGAAGCTGCTGCCCGCCGACTTCATCGGCTTCGCCCGTCCGGTCGACGAGCTGAGCGATGAACTCAAGGCGCAGCACGACCTGTTGATGGCGAACTTCTTCGCCCAGACGCAGGCGCTGGCCTTCGGCAAGACGGCGCAGGAGGTGCGCGCGGAGGGCGTCGCCGAGGAGCAGGTCCCGCACCGCACCTTCAAGGGCAACCACCCCACCACCACCGTCCTCGCCACCGAACTGACCCCGTCGGTGCTGGGCCAGCTCGTCGCGCTCTACGAGCACAAGGTGTTCGTCCAGGGTGCCGTGTGGGACATCGACTCCTTCGACCAGTGGGGCGTCGAGCTGGGCAAGGTCCTCGCCAAGCGCATCGAGCCCGCGCTCACCGAGGGCGCCGAGGTGCCCGGCCTCGATCCCTCGACCACCGCCCTCGTCGCGGCGTACCGCACGCTCAAGAACGCGTAA
- the opcA gene encoding glucose-6-phosphate dehydrogenase assembly protein OpcA, whose amino-acid sequence MKIDLTDTTASKINKALVEGRRAIGTPAVGMVLTMVIVTDEENAYDSIRAAEEASHEHPSRTLVVIKRHARTPRDRTASRLDAEVRVGADAGTGETVILRTYGEVSDHAASVVLPLLLPDAPVVVWWPVNAPENAAKDALGALAQRRITDMYAVEHPLEALELRARSYAPGDTDLAWTRLTPWRSMLAAALDQARVNITSAAVESEAENPSAELLARWLEARLGVPVERVVTEGPVVTAVRLGTANGEIVIDRPEGPLATLTLPGQPSRTLALKVRPTSELIAEELRRLDADEMYAVALRGEGTEENS is encoded by the coding sequence ATGAAGATCGACCTGACCGACACCACGGCAAGCAAGATCAACAAGGCGCTGGTGGAGGGCCGTCGGGCCATCGGCACGCCGGCGGTGGGCATGGTCCTGACGATGGTCATCGTCACGGACGAGGAGAACGCCTACGACTCGATCAGGGCGGCCGAGGAGGCCTCGCACGAGCACCCCTCGCGCACCCTGGTCGTCATCAAGCGGCACGCCCGCACCCCCCGCGACCGCACGGCCTCCCGGCTGGACGCCGAGGTCCGGGTCGGCGCGGACGCCGGTACGGGCGAGACGGTCATCCTGCGCACGTACGGCGAGGTCTCCGACCACGCCGCCTCCGTCGTGCTGCCGCTGCTGCTGCCGGACGCCCCCGTGGTCGTCTGGTGGCCGGTGAACGCGCCGGAGAACGCGGCCAAGGACGCCCTCGGCGCCCTCGCCCAGCGCCGGATCACCGACATGTACGCCGTCGAGCACCCGCTGGAAGCCCTGGAGCTGCGGGCCCGTTCCTACGCTCCGGGTGACACCGACCTCGCCTGGACCCGGCTGACCCCGTGGCGCTCGATGCTGGCCGCCGCGCTGGACCAGGCCCGGGTGAACATCACCTCGGCCGCGGTCGAGAGCGAGGCGGAGAACCCCAGCGCCGAGCTGCTCGCACGCTGGCTGGAGGCCCGCCTGGGCGTCCCGGTCGAGCGGGTCGTCACCGAGGGACCGGTCGTCACGGCCGTCCGCCTGGGCACGGCGAACGGCGAGATCGTCATCGACCGGCCCGAGGGCCCGCTGGCCACGCTGACCCTGCCGGGCCAGCCGTCGCGCACGCTCGCCCTGAAGGTCCGCCCGACCTCCGAACTCATCGCCGAGGAGCTGCGCCGCCTCGACGCTGACGAGATGTACGCCGTCGCCCTTCGGGGCGAGGGCACCGAGGAGAACTCCTGA
- the zwf gene encoding glucose-6-phosphate dehydrogenase, with protein sequence MRVPDVEVPVGPATDWANPLRDARDRRLPQIAGPSGLVIFGVTGDLSRKKLMPAVYDLANRGLLPPGFSLVGFARREWEDQDFAQVVHDAVREHSRTPFREEVWQQLAEGMRFIPGDFDDDTAFEQLRDAVDELNASRGTNGNFAYYLSVPPKFFPKVVQQLKKHGLADAPEGSWRRAVIEKPFGHDLASARELNEIVHEVFEPDQVFRIDHYLGKETVQNLLALRFANQMYEPIWNRSYVDHVQITMAEDIGIGGRAGYYDGIGAARDVIQNHLLQLLALTAMEEPIAFDADALLTEKLKVLKSVRLPENLGEHTVRGQYAEGWQGGEKVVGYLEEEGIDPKSKTDTFAAIKLEVDNRRWAGVPFYLRTGKRLGRRVTEIAVVFKRAPHSPFDSTATEELGQNAIVIRVQPDEGMTVRFGSKVPGTSMEIRDVSMDFAYGESFTESSPEAYERLILDVLLGDANLFPRVQEVEESWKILDPIEEYWAENGRPAQYSSGSWGPEEADEMLARDGRSWRRP encoded by the coding sequence GTGCGGGTGCCCGACGTCGAGGTGCCCGTCGGACCGGCCACCGACTGGGCCAACCCGCTGCGCGACGCGCGCGACCGACGGCTCCCGCAGATCGCGGGGCCGTCGGGCCTGGTCATCTTCGGTGTGACCGGAGACCTGTCCCGCAAGAAGCTGATGCCGGCCGTGTACGACCTGGCCAACCGCGGCCTGCTGCCGCCGGGCTTCTCGCTGGTCGGCTTCGCCCGCCGCGAGTGGGAGGACCAGGACTTCGCCCAGGTGGTGCACGACGCGGTGCGCGAGCACTCGCGCACCCCGTTCCGCGAGGAGGTCTGGCAGCAGCTCGCCGAGGGCATGCGGTTCATCCCGGGTGACTTCGACGACGACACGGCGTTCGAGCAGCTGCGTGACGCGGTCGACGAGCTGAACGCCTCGCGGGGCACGAACGGCAACTTCGCGTACTACCTCTCCGTGCCGCCGAAGTTCTTCCCGAAGGTCGTGCAGCAGCTCAAGAAGCACGGCCTGGCCGACGCGCCGGAGGGCTCCTGGCGCCGCGCGGTCATCGAGAAGCCGTTCGGCCACGACCTGGCCAGCGCCCGCGAGCTGAACGAGATCGTGCACGAGGTGTTCGAGCCGGACCAGGTGTTCCGCATCGACCACTACCTCGGCAAGGAGACCGTCCAGAACCTGCTGGCGCTCCGCTTCGCCAACCAGATGTACGAGCCGATCTGGAACCGGTCGTACGTCGACCACGTGCAGATCACCATGGCGGAGGACATCGGCATCGGCGGCCGGGCCGGTTACTACGACGGCATCGGCGCGGCCCGTGACGTCATCCAGAACCACCTGCTCCAACTGCTGGCGCTCACCGCGATGGAGGAGCCCATCGCCTTCGACGCCGACGCGCTGCTCACCGAGAAGCTCAAGGTCCTCAAGTCCGTGCGGCTGCCGGAGAACCTGGGCGAGCACACGGTGCGCGGCCAGTACGCCGAGGGCTGGCAGGGCGGCGAGAAGGTCGTCGGCTACCTCGAGGAGGAGGGCATCGACCCCAAGTCGAAGACCGACACCTTCGCCGCGATCAAGCTGGAGGTGGACAACCGCCGCTGGGCGGGCGTCCCGTTCTACCTGCGCACGGGCAAGCGGCTCGGCCGCCGGGTCACCGAGATCGCGGTGGTCTTCAAGCGGGCCCCGCACTCGCCGTTCGACTCGACGGCGACGGAGGAGCTCGGGCAGAACGCGATCGTCATCCGCGTCCAGCCGGACGAGGGCATGACCGTACGCTTCGGTTCGAAGGTGCCCGGCACCTCGATGGAGATCCGGGACGTCTCCATGGACTTCGCCTACGGCGAGTCGTTCACGGAGTCGAGCCCGGAGGCGTACGAGCGGCTCATCCTGGACGTGCTCCTCGGTGACGCCAACCTGTTCCCCCGCGTCCAGGAAGTGGAAGAGTCCTGGAAGATCCTCGACCCGATCGAGGAGTACTGGGCGGAGAACGGCAGGCCGGCGCAGTACTCCTCGGGCAGCTGGGGACCCGAGGAGGCGGACGAGATGCTCGCACGAGACGGACGGAGCTGGCGCAGGCCATGA
- the tal gene encoding transaldolase encodes MNTVTTEAPATAETLQRLSDAGVSIWLDDLSRGRITTGNLAELIATKNVVGVTTNPSIFQAAIGSGEGYEEQLTDLAVRGVTVDEAVRMMTTADVRDAADILRPVYDATAGRDGRVSIEVDPRLAHDTTATIAEAKQLAWLVDRPNVMIKIPATKAGLPAITEVIGLGISVNVTLIFSLERYREVMDAYLAGLEKAKARGLDLSLIHSVASFFVSRVDSEIDKRLTVLGTDEALALKGKAALANARLAYEAYEDVFSSDRWTALETASANKQRPLWASTGVKDPAYKDTLYVDELVAPGTVNTMPEATLDATAARGEITGDTVTSRYEQARADLAAVEALGISYDEVVQQLEDEAVAKFDVAWVQLLDAVAKSLDSKGVDAS; translated from the coding sequence ATGAACACAGTGACCACCGAAGCCCCCGCCACCGCTGAAACCCTCCAGCGCCTGTCCGACGCGGGCGTCTCGATCTGGCTGGACGACCTCTCGCGGGGGCGGATCACCACCGGCAACCTCGCCGAGCTCATCGCGACCAAGAACGTCGTGGGCGTGACCACCAACCCCTCGATCTTCCAGGCCGCCATCGGCTCGGGCGAGGGCTACGAGGAGCAGCTCACGGACCTGGCCGTGCGCGGTGTCACGGTCGACGAGGCCGTGCGCATGATGACCACGGCCGACGTCCGGGACGCAGCCGACATCCTGCGCCCCGTGTACGACGCCACCGCCGGCCGCGACGGCCGCGTCTCCATCGAGGTCGACCCGCGCCTGGCGCACGACACGACGGCCACGATCGCCGAGGCCAAGCAGCTGGCCTGGCTGGTCGACCGCCCGAACGTCATGATCAAGATCCCGGCCACCAAGGCGGGCCTCCCGGCGATCACCGAGGTCATCGGCCTCGGCATCAGCGTCAACGTCACGCTGATCTTCTCGCTGGAGCGCTACCGCGAGGTCATGGACGCCTACCTGGCCGGCCTGGAGAAGGCCAAGGCCCGCGGCCTGGACCTGTCGCTGATCCACTCCGTGGCCTCCTTCTTCGTCTCCCGCGTCGACAGCGAGATCGACAAGCGCCTGACGGTCCTCGGCACCGACGAGGCCCTGGCCCTCAAGGGCAAGGCGGCGCTCGCCAACGCGCGGCTCGCCTACGAGGCGTACGAGGACGTCTTCTCCTCGGACCGCTGGACGGCCCTGGAGACCGCGAGCGCCAACAAGCAGCGCCCCCTGTGGGCCTCGACCGGCGTGAAGGACCCGGCGTACAAGGACACGCTGTACGTCGACGAGCTGGTCGCGCCCGGCACCGTCAACACGATGCCGGAGGCCACCCTCGACGCCACCGCCGCCCGTGGCGAGATCACCGGCGACACGGTGACCAGCCGCTACGAGCAGGCCCGCGCCGACCTCGCCGCCGTCGAGGCCCTCGGCATCTCCTACGACGAGGTCGTGCAGCAGCTCGAGGACGAGGCCGTCGCCAAGTTCGACGTCGCCTGGGTGCAGCTGCTCGACGCCGTCGCGAAGTCCCTCGACAGCAAGGGAGTTGACGCGTCGTGA